A window from Theropithecus gelada isolate Dixy chromosome 1, Tgel_1.0, whole genome shotgun sequence encodes these proteins:
- the IVL gene encoding involucrin, whose amino-acid sequence MSQQHTLPMTLSPALSQELLKTVPPPVNTQQDQMKQPTPLPPPCQKVSVELPLEVPLKQEEKHVTIVKGVPEQECEQQQQEPQKQELQQQHWEQHEEHQKAENPEQQLKQEKSQKDQQLKEQLEEEKKLLDQQLDQELVKRDEQLGMKKEQLLELPEQQQGHLKHLEQQEGELELPEQQEGQLKHLEQQEGQLKHLEHQEVQLDLPEQQVGQLKHMEQQVEQLKHLEQQEEQLEHLEQQKGQLEQQKGQLEHLEQQEGQVEHLEQQEGQLKHLEEQKGQLKHLEQQEGQLELPEQQVGQPKHLEQKEKQLELPEQQVGQPKHLEQQEKHLEHPEQQEGQLKHLEQQEGQLEQPMFAPAPGQIQDIQPVLPTKGEVFLPIEQQQQQKQEVQWPLKHK is encoded by the coding sequence ATGTCCCAGCAACACACACTGCCAATGaccctctcccctgccctcagTCAGGAGCTCCTCAAGACTGTTCCTCCTCCAGTCAATACCCAGCAGGACCAAATGAAGCAGCCAACTCCACTGCCTCCCCCGTGCCAGAAGGTGTCTGTCGAGCTCCCATTGGAGGTCCCATTAAAGCAAGAGGAAAAGCACGTGACTATTGTAAAGGGAGTGCCTGAGCAAGAAtgtgagcagcagcagcaggagccacAGAAGCAGGAGCTGCAGCAACAGCACTGGGAACAGCATGAGGAACATCAGAAAGCAGAAAACCCAGAGCAGCAGCTTAAGCAGGAGAAATCACAAAAGGATCAGCAGCTAAAGGAACAgctggaagaagagaagaagctCTTAGACCAGCAACTGGATCAAGAGCTAGTCAAGAGAGATGAGCAACTGGGAATGAAGAAAGAGCAACTGTTGGAGCTCCCAGAGCAGCAGCAGGGGCACCTGAAACACCTGGAGCAGCAGGAGGGGGAACTGGAGCTCCCAGAGCAGCAGGAGGGACAGCTGAAGCACCTGGAGCAGCAGGAGGGGCAGCTGAAGCATCTGGAACACCAGGAGGTGCAGCTGGACCTCCCAGAGCAACAGGTGGGGCAGCTGAAGCATATGGAGCAGCAGGTGGAGCAGCTGAAGCACCTGGAGCAGCAGGAGGAGCAACTGGAGCATCTGGAGCAGCAGAAGGGGCAGCTGGAGCAGCAGAAGGGGCAGCTGGAGCACCTGGAGCAGCAGGAGGGGCAGGTGGAGCACCTGGAGCAGCAGGAGGGGCAGCTGAAGCACCTAGAGGAGCAGAAGGGGCAGTTGAAGCATCTGGAGCAGCAGGAGGGGCAACTGGAGCTCCCAGAGCAGCAGGTGGGGCAGCCAAAGCACCTGGAAcagaaggagaagcagctggagcTCCCAGAGCAGCAGGTGGGACAGCCAAAGCACCTGGAGCAACAGGAAAAGCATCTAGAGCACCCAGAGCAGCAGGAGGGACAACTAAAACATCTGGAGCAGCAGGAGGGGCAGCTGGAGCAGCCCATGTTTGCCCCAGCTCCAGGCCAGATCCAAGACATCCAACCAGTCCTGCCCACAAAGGGAGAAGTATTTCTTCCTATagagcagcaacagcagcagaagCAGGAGGTGCAATGGCCACTCAAACATAAATAA